One Oryza sativa Japonica Group chromosome 8, ASM3414082v1 DNA window includes the following coding sequences:
- the LOC107276772 gene encoding transcription repressor OFP13, which produces MVNRKKKKTKLGITSLLFSSSSSSGRDTSTTTSGLPYSYSSCSNMSSSSSAAAAAWQWPSCKQPRTLSFRQQQQTMMKTMNSAYLSAGFSFASRDSHSSTCSCCRSRTASDASASADAVTRALRSDRLFFDPDASPAAAADLKLNKAKANKTKKKVEAFGGATAMTIESSNPYRDFRESMEAMVTSGGGGGGADDWRWLEEMLGWYLRANVKSTHGLIVGAFLDLLVSAAASPAASSSSSSPAAKGKYSSCCSACSSSSIKLEEEHQLRHY; this is translated from the coding sequence ATGGTGaataggaagaagaagaagaccaaGCTTGGTATCACCTCTCTTCtcttcagcagcagcagcagcagcggcagggaCACATCCACTACTACTAGTGGCTTGCCGTATTCGTATTCGTCGTGCTCCAatatgtcgtcgtcgtcgtcggcggcggcggcggcgtggcaatGGCCATCCTGCAAGCAGCCGAGGACACTCTCCttcaggcagcagcagcagacgaTGATGAAGACCATGAACTCCGCTTACTTATCCGCGGGCTTCTCCTTCGCCTCTCGAGACAGCCACAGCTCCACCTGCAGCTGCTGCAGGAGCAGGACGGCGTCCGACGCCTCGGCCTCCGCCGACGCCGTCACCCGCGCGCTGCGCTCCGACCGCCTCTTTTTTGACCCTGACgcgtccccggccgccgccgccgacctcaaGCTCAACAAGGCCAAGGCCAATAAGACGAAGAAGAAGGTGGAGGCGTTCGGCGGGGCGACGGCGATGACCATCGAGTCGTCGAACCCGTACCGCGACTTCCGGGAGTCGATGGAGGCGATGGTgactagcggcggcggcggcggcggcgctgatgACTGGCGGTGGCTGGAGGAAATGCTGGGGTGGTACCTCCGGGCCAACGTCAAGAGCACACACGGCCTCATCGTTGGCGCCTTCCTCGATTTGCTCGTCTCTGCTGCCGCCTCGccagctgcttcttcttcttcctcctctccggcggCCAAAGGCAAATATTCCTCTTGCTGCAGCGCCTGTTCCTCTTCCTCCATCAAGCTGGAAGAAGAACATCAGCTACGACATTACTAA